TTAGCCACCAAAGCCCCTAATGGATATGAGGTACAAGCATGAAAATCAAAAAAGGCGATACTGTTATCATTCGCTCTGGCCGCGACAAGGGCAAGACCGGTACCGTGACCGAGGTGTTGCCTCAGTTGAATAAGGTAGTGGTGGATGGTATAAATATAGTAAAGCGTGCCCTGAAGCCGACACAGAAGCACCCCAAGGGTGGCATCGTTGAATCGCCAGCACCACTAGATGTGAGTAACGTCGGTTTGGTCCATCCGGACGATAAGCAACGAGCCAGCCGGATCGGCTATGTAATTAAAGGTGATAAGAAAGTACGCGTCTATCGCCAGTCTAATGATAAGGAAGTTAAGTGAACCGTCTCCAAGCTAAATATCAGAATGAGTTAGTCAGTCAGCTCCAGAAAGAGCTGAAGCTGTCCAACGTCCATCAAGTTCCACGCATCGAGAAGGTGGTGATCAACGTGGGTGCTGGTCGTTCTCTTAATGACAGTCGAATTCTCGAGACTGCTAAGAATACTCTATGTAAGATTACCGGTCAGCAGCCAGTTGTGACTACTGCCAGTAAGAGCATCGCTGGGTTTAAATTGCGCGAGGGTCAAGCTATCGGCACCAAGGTGACACTACGTGGACAGAATATGTACGAGTTTCTCGACCGCCTGATTAGTATCGTTCTACCCCGTACGCGTGATTTTCGTGGCCTGTCGGTAAAAGCGTTTGATCCGCACGGCAACTACAGCCTAGGCTTAACCGATCAGAGCGTCTTTCCTGAACTGTCTTACGAAGATGCCAATGTCTTACACGGTCTACAAATTAACGTAGTAACTAACAGTAATCCAGCCCAAGCCCAAGCTTTACTGCACGCACTGGGACTACCCTTTGAAAGGAGTGAAAATGGCTAAGAAATCAATGATCGCAAAAGCAAAACGCACTCCGAAGTTCAGTACTCGGCAGGTCAATCGCTGTAATAAGTGTGGCCGTCCTCGAGCCTTTATGCGCCAGTTTGGTCTGTGCCGTATCTGTTTCCGTGAGTTAGCAAGCGACGGTA
Above is a genomic segment from Candidatus Saccharimonadales bacterium containing:
- the rplX gene encoding 50S ribosomal protein L24: MKIKKGDTVIIRSGRDKGKTGTVTEVLPQLNKVVVDGINIVKRALKPTQKHPKGGIVESPAPLDVSNVGLVHPDDKQRASRIGYVIKGDKKVRVYRQSNDKEVK
- the rplE gene encoding 50S ribosomal protein L5 — translated: MNRLQAKYQNELVSQLQKELKLSNVHQVPRIEKVVINVGAGRSLNDSRILETAKNTLCKITGQQPVVTTASKSIAGFKLREGQAIGTKVTLRGQNMYEFLDRLISIVLPRTRDFRGLSVKAFDPHGNYSLGLTDQSVFPELSYEDANVLHGLQINVVTNSNPAQAQALLHALGLPFERSENG
- a CDS encoding type Z 30S ribosomal protein S14 gives rise to the protein MAKKSMIAKAKRTPKFSTRQVNRCNKCGRPRAFMRQFGLCRICFRELASDGKIPGVTKASW